GGGTTGAATCCAAATCCTCCTGCAAGTGATGGGTCAACTCCAAATCCTCCACCCAGTCCTCCAAGACCGCCACCCAATCCAAATCCTCCTCCCAATCCTCCAACGGGATCAAAACCTCCTAATCCTCCAAAGAATCTGGATTCCTTCTTGCCCGACTGAGCTTTGCTTCTGGAACGACTCTCGACGCCATCAGTTGCGTCATTGTCGTCGTCAGCAACCACCAGGGCGAAAATCGCGACCAGCAACAGAAGTCTCTTCATCTAAGAAGAAGATTGAACATTTCCGTTATGTCAAACAtgcaaacagtaataatttctacTCAGTTGCATTCGAAACTAAAAACACTCAGGAATTAAGATATTTCGCGTGATTATTTCAAGAAACTCACCTTTCGAGGATCCGTGCAGGCACCTAACTGCTGTGTCGAGGAGTACAGCATTCTTCTTTATATACTGTTTGCTGTTGACCCTGAGATCGGTCGACATGCTTTTAGTTGTGTACCCAATTCCgtaagctttttttctctctctctcNNNNNNNNNNNNNNNNNNNNNNNNNNNNNNNNNNNNNNNNNNNNNNNNNNNNNNNNNNNNNNNNNNNNNNNNNNNNNNNNNNNNNNNNNNNNNNNNNNNNNNNNNNNNNNNNNNNNNNNNNNNNNNNNNNNNNNNNNNNNNNNNNNNNNNNNNNNNNNNNNNNNNNNNNNNNNNNNNNNNNNNNNNNNNNNNNNNNNNNNNNNNNNNNNNNNNNNNNNNNNNNNNNNNNNNNNNNNNNNNNNNNNNNNNNNNNNNNNNNNNNNNNNNNNNNNNNNNNNNNNNNNNNNNNNNNNNNNNNNNNNNNNNNNNNNNNNNNNNNNNNNNNNNNNNNNNNNNNNNNNNNNNNNNNNNNNNNNNNNNNNNNNNNNNNNNNNNNNNNNNNNNNNNNNNNNNNNNNNNNNNNNNNNNNNNNNNNNNNNNNNNNNNNNNNNNNNNNNNNNNNNNNNNNNNNNNNNNNNNNNNNNNNNNNNNNNNNNNNNNNNNNNNNNNNNNNNNNNNNNNNNNNNNNNNNNNNNNNNNNNNNNNNNNNNNNNNNNNNNNNNNNNNNNNNNNNNNNNNNNNNNNNNNNNNNNNNNNNNNNNNNNNNNNNNNNNNNNNNNNNNNNNNNNNNNNNNNNNNNNNNNNNNNNNNNNNNNNNNNNNNNNNNNNNNNNNNNNNNNNNNNNNNNNNNNNNNNNNNNNNNNNNNNNNNNNNNNNNNNNNNNNNNNNNNNNNNNNNNNNNNNNNNNNNNNNNNNNNNNNNNNNNNNNNNNNNNNNNNNNNNNNNNNNNNNNNNNNNNNNNNNNNNNNNNNNNNNNNNNNNNNNNNNNNNNNNNNNNNNNNNNNNNNNNNNNNNNNNNNNNNNNNNNNNNNNNNNNNNNNNNNNNNNNNNNNNNNNNNNNNNNNNNNNNNNCTGCTTAGTATGATTTAGCACATCGTTCTCCATTTAACTCCTCGTTATCAAAACCTGTTTCTCTTGAATAAAACCTcgtaaaaaactataataaaatgcATCGTATCTGAAAACATTGAGTTTAAAAATACTGTGTCTCAACAGAACACGCCAGCCATCATGCTGAAGGAGTAACATCTAAATGGAATCATCAGAGAATATGTCGAATAAACTCTAATAAACAGTTACTATAAAACCTACAACTTAATTCGTGCGTTTGTGAATTTAAAACCTGTAGTTACTGACACAACGAAAATACGAATGAGGAATAGATAATTAGNNNNNNNNNNNNNNNNNNNNNNNNNNNNNNNNNNNNNNNNNNNNNNNNNNNNNNNNNNNNNNNNNNNNNNNNNNNNNNNNNNNNNNNNNNNNNNNNNNNNNNNNNNNNNNNNNAGAATAAACAANNNNNNNNNNNNNNNNNNNNNNNNNNNNNNNNNNNNNNNNNNNNNNNNNNNNNNNNNGCAAGTCGTCCTACAGTTTCTATGGAAATGTCGTCCTAGTTTTTCCTATGCCCAGAACAGTGAACACCCCCCGTGTCGGTCACCGATGAAAGTAAATCTGTAAAAAACACAAGCAGAGCAGAAAAACAAGTCTTCAAGGTTTGGTTTGAAATATCAAGTGCACAGGAAACGTAACTAGCGAATAAAAAGTATTCAAAGATATTTATGTACGCAAAGAATGTAGTTGAATTTCAAAATGATCTCGGTCTCGGACTGTAGGGTTCAAACACGCCAGATCGCCAGAAACACAACAGATGCGCTACACCATGCCCTGTGACGCTTATTCCTTCTAGGGTAAAAATTGTCCATAGTGTGGGGCTTAGTTATCACGGCAAGTATCTCGGTACAGGTGCGCCATGGCCACAGANNNNNNNNNNNNNNNNNNNNNNNNNNNNNNNNNNNNNNNNNNNNNNNNNNNNNNNNNNNNNNNNNNNNNNNNNNNNNNNNNNNNNNNNNNNNNNNNNNNNNNNNNNNNNNNNNNNNNNNNNNNNNNNNNNNNNNNNNNNNNNNNNNNNNNNNNNNNNNNNNNNNNNNNNNNNNNNNNNNNNNNNNNNNNNNNNNNNNNNNNNNNNNNNNNNNNNNNNNNNNNNNNNNNNNNNNNNNNNNNNNNNNNNNNNNNNNNNNNNNNNNNNNNNNNNNNNNNNNNNNNNNNNNNNNNNNNNNNNNNNNNNNNNNNNNNNNNNNNNNNNNNNNNNNNNNNNNNNNNNNNNNNNNNNNNNNNNNNNNNNNNNNNNNNNNNNNNNNNNNNNNNNNNNNNNNNNNNNNNNNNNNNNNGTTTGATAAATTACGGAGGCctgacttccccctcccctcccatatgGTCCTACCGCTGGGTGACCCGCCGGGGAAGAATAACGCAATCCTAGATTTTTGTCTTTCCAGTACAGGAAGACAGGCGTCTGGATCTGGCTTGGTCTGGTCAGTCGCCTGATTAATCTGGAAGAGACCCTGGGTTGATCTAGACTAGGACTAACTGGTTACTGTCTCATACAtcgtttttgaaaaaatatataatgcttcATTACGCTGTTAGAATNNNNNNNNNNNNNNNNNNNNNNNNNNNNNNNNNNNNNNNNNNNNNNNNNNNNNNNNNNNNNNNNNNNNNNNNNNNNNNNNNNNNNNNNNNNNNNNNNNNNNNNNNNNNNNNNNNNNNNNNNNNNNNNNNNNNNNNNNNNNNNNNNNNNNNNNNNNNNNNNNNNNNNNNNNNNNNNNNNNNNNNNNNNNNNNNNNNNNNNNNNNNNNNNNNNNNNNNNNNNNNNNNNNNNNNNNNNNNNNNNNNNNNNNNNNNNNNNNNNNNNNNNNNNNNNNNNNNNNNNNNNNNNNNNNNNNNNNNNNNNNNNNNNNNNNNNNNNNNNNNNNNNNNNNNNNNNNNNNNNNNNNNNNNNNNNNNNNNNNNNNNNNNNNNNNNNNNNNNNNNNNNNNNNNNNNNNNNNNNNNNNNNNNNNNNNNNNNNNNNNNNNNNNNNNNNNNNNNNNNNNNNNNNNNNNNNNNNNNNNNNNNNNNNNNNNNNNNNNNNNNNNNNNNNNNNNNNNNNNNNNNNNNNNNNNNNNNNNNNNNNNNNNNNNNNNNNNNNNNNNNNNNNNNNNNNNNNNNNNNNNNNNNNNNNNNNNNNNNNNNNNNNNNNNNNNNNNNNNNNNNNNNNNNNNNNNNNNNNNNNNNNNNNNNNNNNNNNNNNNNNNNNNNNNNNNNNNNNNNNNNNNNNNNNNNNNNNNNNNNNNNNNNNNNNNNNNNNNNNNNNNNNNNNNNNNNNNNNNNNNNNNNNNNNNNNNNNNNNNNNNNNNNNNNNNNNNNNNNNNNNNNNNNNNNNNNNNNNNNNNNNNNNNNNNNNNNNNNNNNNNNNNNNNNNNNNNNNNNNNNNNNNNNNNNNNNNNNNNNNNNNNNNNNNNNNNNNNNNNNNNNNNNNNNNNNNNNNNNNNNNNNNNNNNNNNNNNNNNNNNNNNNNNNNNNNNNNNNNNNNNNNNNNNNNNNNNNNNNNNNNNNNNNNNNNNNNNNNNNNNNNNNNNNNNNNNNNNNNNNNNNNNNNNNNNNNNNNNNNNNNNNNNNNNNNNNNNNNNNNNNNNNNNNNNNNNNNNNNNNNNNNNNNNNNNNNNNNNNNNNNNNNNNNNNNNNNNNNNNNNNNNNNNNNNNNNNNNNNNNNNNNNNNNNNNNNNNNNNNNNNNNNNNNNNNNNNNNNNNNNNNNNNNNNNNNNNNNNNNNNNNNNNNNNNNNNNNNNNNNNNNNNNNNNNNNNNNNNNNNNNNNNNNNNNNNNNNNNNNNNNNNNNNNNNNNNNNNNNNNNNNNNNNNNNNNNNNNNNNNNNNNNNNNNNNNNNNNNNNNNNNNNNNNNNNNNNNNNNNNNNNNNNNNNNNNNNNNNNNNNNNNNNNNNNNNNNNNNNNNNNNNNNNNNNNNNNNNNNNNNNNNNNNNNNNNNNNNNNNNNNNNNNNNNNNNNNNNNNNNNNNNNNNNNNNNNNNNNNNNNNNNNNNNNNNNNNNNNNNNNNNNNNNNNNNNNNNNNNNNNNNNNNNNNNNNNNNNNNNNNNNNNNNNNNNNNNNNNNNNNNNNNNNNNNNNNNNNNNNNNNNNNNNNNNNNNNNNNNNNNNNNNNNNNNNNNNNNNNNNNNNNNNNNNNNNNNNNNNNNNNNNNNNNNNNNNNNNNNNNNNNNNNNNNNNNNNNNNNNNNNNNNNNNNNNNNNNNNNNNNNNNNNNNNNNNNNNNNNNNNNNNNNNNNNNNNNNNNNNNNNNNNNNNNNNNNNNNNNNNNNNNNNNNNATTCACTgaaaaagtagtaaaaataattgtCTCACTTTTAGCCCTGCTATACATGCCTAAAGACGCAAATTCTGACAGGACGAGATAACGGGGCTCCTCCTATTCAGATAATGCATATAAAGAAAATCTATTAGTCAATCAAATTACGGTNNNNNNNNNNNNNNNNNNNNNNNNNNNNNNNNNNNNNNNNNNNNNNNNNNNNNNNNNNNNNNNNNNNCGACCCTGAATCTGAAACGGTTCCTTAATTTGttaataattttgtgtttttcataTTTGCTGAGCATGTGACTTttagcgtgtatatatacatgtgtgtgtgctgttaaNNNNNNNNNNNNNNNNNNNNNNNNNNNNNNNNNNNNNNNNNNNNNNNNNNNNNNNNNNNNNNNNNNNNNNNNNNNNNNNNNNNNNNNNNNNNNNNNNNNNNNNNNNNNNNNNNNNNNNNNNNNNNNNNNNNNNNNNNNNNNNNNNNNNNNNNNNNNNNNNNNNNNNNNNNNNNNNNNNNNNNNNNNNNNNNNNNNNNNNNNNNNNNTTatcgtacatatgtatatctacctgtTTGCTATTTCTGTTAGCAAGTTTTTTAATAGTATCAAACTTCCATCAGGAACGGACATTCACTACCTACACATGGGTCAGTCTCAAGGTGATCCGCAGACAGTATATAAAGAGGACCTGCGCAATCTACTCACACAGCAGTTAGGTGCCTGCAATAACCCTGAGAAGGTGTGTAATCACAACGCTgttgatgtattttatatatgttcatcatgcacataataataaatagagtTTATTCATAGAATATATCTAGTAAATATGGTTTACTGTATTCCAGATGAAGAGGTTTTTGTTGCTGGTCGTGATTTTCGCCCTCGTGGTTGCTGACGACGACAATGACGCAACTGATGGCGTCGAAGGTCGTTCCAGAAGCAAAGCTCAGTCGGGCAAGAAGGAATCCAGATTCTTTGGAGGATTAGGAGGTTTTGATCCCGTTGGAGGATTGGGAGGAGGATTTGGATTGGGTGGCGGTCTTGGAGGACTGGGTGGAGGATTTGGAGTTGACCCATCACTTGCAGGAGGATTTGGATTCAATCCAGCTCTTTCAGGTGGATTTGGAGTAAACCCTGGCTTCGGAGGAGTAAATCCTGCATTTACTCCTGTGGCTCCTCCCTCCACATGCCGCTACTGGTGCAGGACACCCGAGGGTCAGGCCTACTGCTGTGAGAACATCAACCAGCCACAGAGTGCTGCTGGTGTAGTCAAACCGGGATTCTGTCCCCCCGTTCGTCCAGTGTGCCCTCTCAGGAGCTTCCAGCCACCTTTCACTTGCTCTAACGACGGCGCTTGCGGAGGCATCGACAAGTGCTGCTTCGACAGATGTCTCGGCGAGCACGTGTGCAAGGCTCCTCTGGGCATTGGGCGATAGGAATCCTCTAGGTTATTCTGGTGTTCAGTGAAATTTATCATTGCTTCTCGTGGTAGGATGATTTCATTGTGAATATTAGAATTTCCCATAATGAcgaatgtaaaaatgtaaatagaaaatacaataaaatatttttagaaatgtAATTATTGGTTATATACGCCTTTGCTGAGATAGCTTATATTACAGACATATCACACATATGAGTGTGATATGAAATATGACATTTTCCACTTACTACTTTTTATCACTTAGTCATATCATGGGCTACTCTTATCATCAGTACCATTGTGTCTGTTTCTAACGTTCCACTACAATTCTTTTTTTGAACATACAATTTAATTTGATTAGNNNNNNNNNNNNNNNNNNNNNNNNNNNNNNNNNNNNNNNNNNNNNNNNNNNNNNNNNNNNNNNNNNNNNNNNNNNNNNNNNNNNNNNNNNNNNNNNNNNNNNNNNNNNNNNNNNNNNNNNNNNNNNNNNNNNNNNNNNNNNNNNNNNNNNNNNNNNNNNNNNNNNNNNNNNNNNNNNNNNNNNNNNNNNNNNNNNNNNNNNNNNNNNNNNNNNNNNNNNNNNNNNGTGAGAATCGACTATAATGGATAGACCTTTACCATGTCTGACATGgtagatgtgaaaaaaaatcatttagaaTATACTTACATGGTTGTGTATAGGTGGGTGTTGAGTGCATTCATGTATTGTGTAAGTAAAGCAAGTAAACAGCGTTGTTATCAATTTGAGAAAAGTATCTGGTATTTGCCCATCATGAAACTGTGCAAAacaatcttcctttctttcagtcCACACGAGTTTGAGTCTCTAAGATAGTGACACTGCTGCTTGCTTTCCTAACTATTTCTGGGAGCCGGTTTGAAGAAGTCTTTAAAGTCATTACATTATCTAGTGAGATTCCTCAGTAGCTGCCAGAGGTGTATGACGGTCTCATGAGATATTTTCTACTGAAAATATTTAATTAGATGAAGTGATATGGTAACTGCTTCTTCTACAGAATGTAGTCTTTATCCtattttacataaacatacacaaagatacatacatatatttacacaagcaACTTAGCTGTAGACATATGATTCTGCATAATTTGTAACTGATTTTGTGAGACATAAAGTACATCCATCAACACATTTCTAAACATTGTTGATGTTACAGTTTACTGATTTATGGATTTGCGTAACCAGATTCGTGAAATGTTGATATATTTAAGCAANNNNNNNNNNNNNNNNNNNNNNNNNNNNNNNNNNNNNNNNNNNNNNNNNNNNNNNNNCCGAGAAATTAATGAaggaattttataaattattacataaaagaTATGCATTTGTAGATGTGATGTATATTACTAATAGCCTTATTACTAACTCCTCCCATTTATATTGTATATCCTCATATGTCAAGTGATATATTTCTAATAACGAGGCAACAATGTATGTGACACACTGTTTATGCTCGTCACAAGAACCACGACTTCCGACGGAGCCCCATGTTGATCTCTCCCAAATCTGGAACTTGTAGAAAAGAACCTACATGATTACCACAGTTGTCTTCCTCATGTATCGTGAAATTCTATACCAAACACAGTTTAACCACATTTCACGTTTATACTGTACACTTGGTCAATAACAGTGATACATTTCGGCAACAGGAAATGTCAAGCATAGTTCATTTCCCATCAGACTTTTCAACTAGCTTTTaagaagagatggaaggataGACCATGATAGAACGNNNNNNNNNNNNNNNNNNNNNNNNNNNNNNNNNNNNNNNNNNNNNNNNNNNNNNNNTCTACGCAGTTTTATAAAAACGAATGGGCTTGATGAAACCATCCTACCTCGCAAAGATACTGATGAATTCCATCAAACACCTGCAATTACCACAGGATACCTATCGCCCAATGCCCAGAGGAGCTTTGCACACGTGCTCGCCGAGACATCTGTCGAAGCAGCACTTGTCGATGCCTCCGCAAGCGCCGTCGTTAGAGCAAGTGAAAGGTGGCTGGAAGCTCCTGAGAGGGCACACTGGACGGACGGGGGGACAGAATCCCGGTTTGACTACACCAGCAGCACTCTGTGGCTGGTTGATGTTCTCACAGCAGTAGGCCTGACCCTCGGGTGTCCTGCACCAGTAGCGGCATGTGGAGGGAGGAGCCACTGGAGTAAATGCAGGATTTACTCCTCCGAAGCCAGGGTTTACTCCAAATCCACCTGCAAGAGCTGGGTTGAATCCAAATCCTCCTGCAAGTGATGGGTCAACTCCAAATCCTCCACCCAGTCCT
This genomic interval from Penaeus monodon isolate SGIC_2016 chromosome 22, NSTDA_Pmon_1, whole genome shotgun sequence contains the following:
- the LOC119587476 gene encoding ctenidin-3-like, coding for MKRFLLLVVIFALVVADDDNDATDGVEGRSRSKAQSGKKESRFFGGLGGFDPVGGLGGGFGLGGGLGGLGGGFGVDPSLAGGFGFNPALSGGFGVNPGFGGVNPAFTPVAPPSTCRYWCRTPEGQAYCCENINQPQSAAGVVKPGFCPPVRPVCPLRSFQPPFTCSNDGACGGIDKCCFDRCLGEHVCKAPLGIGR
- the LOC119587477 gene encoding glycine-rich cell wall structural protein 1-like produces the protein MKRLLLLVAIFALVVADDDNDATDGVEGRSRSKAQSGKKESRFFGGLGGFDPVGGLGGGFGLGGGLGGLGGGFGVDPSLAGGFGFNPALAGGFGVNPGFGGVNPAFTPVAPPSTCRYWCRTPEGQAYCCENINQPQSAAGVVKPGFCPPVRPVCPLRSFQPPFTCSNDGACGGIDKCCFDRCLGEHVCKAPLGIGR